Proteins encoded by one window of Pseudomonas sp. LS44:
- the algB gene encoding sigma-54-dependent response regulator transcription factor AlgB: MQAPAADNGRILLVDDETAILRTFRYCLEDEGYLVATATSAAQAENLLQRQVFDLCFLDLRLGEDNGLDLLATMRVQAPWMRVVIATAHSAVDTAVDAIQAGAVDYLVKPCTPDQLRLAAAKQLEVRQLAARLEALEGEVRKTKDGLDSHCPAMMAVLATALQVADTDANILLLGESGTGKGELARAIHGWSRRAKKACVTINCPSLSAELMESELFGHSRGAFTGASESTMGRVSQADGGTLFLDEIGDFPLSLQPKLLRFIQDKEYERVGDAVTRQADMRILAATNLDLDEMVRSGRFREDLLYRLNVITLKLPPLRERHEDIAPLAERFLAHFVRDYARPARGFSDEAMAALLAYRWPGNIRELRNVIERASIICPQEKVELSHLGLDAQPATNTPRIGAQMSLEELEKAHIAAVLANSDTLDMAAKTLGIDTSTLYRKRKQFNL; encoded by the coding sequence ATGCAAGCGCCCGCAGCCGACAATGGCCGAATCCTGCTGGTCGACGACGAAACCGCAATTCTGCGCACCTTTCGTTATTGCCTGGAGGACGAGGGCTACTTGGTGGCTACCGCCACCAGCGCCGCACAGGCGGAGAACCTGCTGCAACGCCAGGTATTCGATCTGTGCTTCCTCGACCTGCGCCTGGGCGAAGACAACGGCCTCGACTTATTGGCAACCATGCGCGTGCAGGCGCCGTGGATGCGCGTGGTGATCGCCACTGCGCATTCGGCGGTGGATACCGCAGTGGACGCCATTCAGGCCGGGGCGGTGGATTACCTGGTCAAGCCGTGCACGCCCGACCAACTGCGCCTGGCCGCCGCCAAACAGCTCGAAGTCCGCCAGCTGGCGGCCCGCCTGGAGGCGCTGGAAGGCGAAGTGCGCAAGACTAAGGACGGCCTCGACTCGCACTGCCCGGCGATGATGGCGGTGCTGGCCACCGCCCTGCAGGTCGCCGATACCGACGCCAATATCCTCCTCCTCGGCGAATCGGGTACCGGCAAGGGCGAATTGGCGCGCGCCATTCACGGCTGGAGCCGGCGCGCGAAAAAAGCCTGCGTGACCATCAACTGCCCGTCGTTGAGCGCCGAGCTGATGGAAAGCGAATTGTTCGGCCATAGCCGTGGCGCCTTCACCGGCGCCAGCGAGAGCACCATGGGCCGGGTCAGCCAGGCCGATGGCGGCACGCTGTTCCTCGACGAAATCGGCGACTTCCCGCTGAGCCTGCAACCCAAGCTGCTGCGCTTCATCCAAGACAAGGAATACGAACGGGTCGGCGACGCGGTGACCCGCCAGGCCGATATGCGCATCCTCGCCGCCACCAACCTCGATCTGGACGAAATGGTCCGCTCCGGGCGCTTTCGCGAAGACCTGCTCTATCGCCTCAATGTCATCACCCTCAAGCTGCCGCCGTTACGCGAGCGCCACGAAGACATCGCCCCGCTGGCCGAGCGCTTCCTCGCCCACTTCGTCAGGGACTACGCCCGTCCGGCCCGTGGCTTCAGCGACGAGGCAATGGCCGCACTGCTGGCTTATCGCTGGCCGGGCAACATTCGCGAGCTGCGCAATGTCATCGAGCGGGCGAGCATCATTTGCCCGCAGGAAAAGGTCGAACTCAGCCACCTCGGCCTTGATGCCCAGCCAGCAACCAACACGCCACGCATCGGCGCGCAGATGAGCCTGGAAGAACTGGAAAAAGCCCATATCGCCGCGGTACTCGCCAATAGCGACACGCTCGACATGGCCGCCAAGACCTTGGGTATCGACACCTCGACCCTGTATCGCAAACGCAAGCAGTTCAACCTGTAG
- a CDS encoding PA2169 family four-helix-bundle protein — MSSSTSQLNELIEITRDGQRFYEHARDEVKDEQLKSLFRDMSQAKTQVIQALAIKVAANHEQPAQGGTIVGKLRQIYADTRATLSTDVNATYVAQLEEAEDRLLHAFEDVMEEAGPDVRAVLSVEMPKVRQCHDRMRSLNQHLK; from the coding sequence ATGAGCAGTAGCACGTCGCAACTGAATGAATTGATCGAGATCACCCGTGATGGTCAGCGCTTCTACGAGCACGCCCGTGACGAGGTGAAGGATGAGCAGCTGAAGAGTTTGTTCCGCGACATGTCGCAGGCCAAGACCCAGGTGATCCAGGCGCTGGCGATCAAAGTTGCCGCCAATCATGAGCAACCGGCTCAAGGTGGAACCATAGTCGGCAAGCTGCGGCAGATCTACGCCGATACTCGCGCCACGCTGTCCACCGACGTCAACGCCACCTATGTCGCCCAGCTTGAAGAGGCCGAGGACCGCCTCCTGCATGCCTTCGAAGACGTCATGGAAGAGGCTGGGCCGGATGTCCGCGCCGTGTTGTCGGTGGAGATGCCGAAAGTCCGCCAGTGTCATGACCGCATGCGCAGTCTGAATCAGCACCTGAAATAG
- a CDS encoding DUF1328 domain-containing protein, which produces MLSWAVTFLIIAIIAAVLGFGGIAGAATGIAKILFVVFIVMFIVSLIMGRRGRGL; this is translated from the coding sequence ATGCTGAGTTGGGCCGTCACTTTCCTGATTATCGCCATCATCGCAGCGGTGCTGGGCTTTGGTGGTATCGCTGGCGCCGCCACGGGCATCGCCAAAATCCTCTTTGTGGTGTTCATCGTGATGTTCATCGTCTCGCTGATCATGGGTCGGCGCGGACGCGGGCTCTAA
- a CDS encoding DUF3313 domain-containing protein: protein MSKPLFGACALAACVLLSSCASKVTKPEQYSGFLSDYSVLKPATSASGVPVLRWTAPGLDMSQYHSVMVERPQFYPRPQPSAQVSQQTLDQIAGYLQQAFQRELGGELQVVQNPGPNTLVLRSAITSVNVSPEGLKAYEVIPIALVVAAASAAAGTRDENSEIYVEMQVLDGVTQKPVAQVVRKGTGLTLENDSTQLSLKDIQPALDVWAKDAHHFKP, encoded by the coding sequence ATGAGCAAACCATTGTTCGGCGCCTGCGCCCTGGCGGCCTGCGTGCTGCTGAGCAGCTGTGCCAGTAAAGTCACCAAGCCTGAGCAGTATTCCGGCTTCTTGAGCGATTATTCGGTGTTGAAGCCGGCCACCTCGGCCAGCGGCGTGCCGGTGCTGCGCTGGACCGCGCCGGGGCTGGACATGTCCCAGTACCACTCGGTAATGGTCGAGCGGCCACAGTTCTATCCGCGCCCACAGCCGTCCGCCCAGGTCAGTCAACAGACCCTCGACCAGATCGCCGGCTACCTGCAGCAAGCCTTCCAACGCGAACTGGGCGGCGAGCTGCAAGTGGTCCAGAACCCTGGGCCGAATACCTTGGTACTGCGCTCGGCAATCACCTCGGTGAACGTCTCGCCGGAAGGCCTGAAGGCCTATGAAGTGATCCCCATCGCCTTGGTCGTGGCAGCCGCCAGCGCCGCCGCGGGCACGCGCGACGAGAACAGCGAAATCTATGTGGAGATGCAGGTGCTGGATGGCGTTACACAGAAACCGGTCGCCCAAGTGGTACGCAAAGGCACCGGCCTGACCCTAGAGAACGACAGTACCCAGTTGAGCCTCAAGGACATCCAGCCGGCGCTTGATGTGTGGGCCAAGGACGCTCACCACTTTAAGCCCTGA
- the wrbA gene encoding NAD(P)H:quinone oxidoreductase, giving the protein MKKILVLYYSMYGHIERMAEAVAEGARSVPGVEVTVKRVAETMPEDLARKAGAKLDQAAPVATVQELADYDAILFGTPTRFGNMCGQMRSFLDQTGGMWVKGALIGKFASVFTSTGTGGGSETTITSFWHTLAHHGMLIVGLPYSAAELSDISELRGGSPYGAATVAGSDGSRMPSLMELALATYQGAHVAKLTTRLQ; this is encoded by the coding sequence ATGAAGAAAATCCTGGTCCTGTACTACTCGATGTACGGCCATATCGAACGCATGGCCGAGGCGGTCGCCGAAGGCGCGCGCAGCGTGCCAGGGGTCGAGGTGACGGTGAAACGGGTAGCCGAAACCATGCCCGAGGACCTGGCCCGCAAGGCCGGCGCCAAGCTCGATCAGGCCGCGCCGGTGGCCACTGTGCAGGAGCTGGCCGACTACGACGCGATCCTGTTCGGCACGCCAACGCGCTTCGGCAACATGTGCGGGCAGATGCGCAGCTTTCTCGACCAGACCGGCGGCATGTGGGTCAAAGGCGCATTGATCGGCAAATTCGCCAGCGTATTCACCAGCACCGGAACCGGCGGCGGCTCGGAAACCACCATCACCTCGTTCTGGCACACTCTCGCGCACCATGGCATGTTGATCGTCGGTCTACCGTACTCAGCAGCGGAGCTGAGCGACATCAGCGAGCTGCGCGGCGGCTCGCCCTATGGGGCGGCCACGGTGGCCGGTAGCGATGGTTCGCGCATGCCGAGCCTCATGGAGCTGGCCCTGGCCACGTACCAGGGCGCCCATGTGGCAAAACTCACCACCCGCCTGCAATAA
- a CDS encoding nucleoside recognition domain-containing protein: protein MLNGLWLGFFLVAGVAALSAWLVDGDAAVFARIVESLFAMAKLSVEVMVLLFGTLTLWLGFLRIAEKAGLVDALGRALGPLFARLMPEVPRGHPALGFITLNFAANGLGLDNAATPIGLKAMRALQELNPSSTTASNAQILFICLNASSLTLLPVSIFMYRAQQGAADPTLVFLPILLAHFCANLTALLSVAVMQRIRLWDPVLLAWLLGGMFLLGSFVAFLFTLSAVALASLSSLLGNLTLFGVIMAFLLLGALKRVKVYESFVEGAQEGFDVAKSLLPYLVAMLCAVGVLRASGALELGLDGIRALVEWAGWDTRFVEALPTALVKPFSGSAARAMLIETMQTHGVDSFPALVAATIQGSTETTFYVLAVYFGAVGIQRARHAVGCALLADLAGVLAAIGVCYWFFG from the coding sequence ATGCTTAATGGCTTGTGGCTAGGGTTTTTCCTGGTGGCCGGTGTGGCGGCGCTCAGCGCCTGGCTGGTCGACGGCGATGCGGCGGTATTCGCGCGCATAGTGGAAAGCCTGTTCGCCATGGCCAAGCTGTCGGTCGAGGTGATGGTGCTGCTGTTTGGCACGCTGACCTTGTGGCTGGGCTTTTTGCGCATCGCCGAAAAAGCCGGCTTGGTCGATGCGCTTGGCCGCGCCCTCGGCCCGCTGTTCGCCCGCTTGATGCCCGAAGTGCCGCGCGGCCATCCGGCGCTCGGCTTCATTACGCTGAACTTCGCCGCTAACGGCCTGGGCTTGGACAACGCTGCCACGCCGATCGGTCTCAAGGCCATGCGCGCGCTGCAGGAGCTCAATCCGAGCAGCACCACGGCGAGCAACGCGCAGATCCTGTTCATCTGTCTAAACGCCTCGTCGCTGACCCTGTTGCCGGTATCGATCTTCATGTACCGCGCGCAGCAGGGCGCGGCCGATCCGACCCTGGTATTCCTGCCGATCCTGCTGGCGCATTTCTGCGCCAACCTGACGGCGCTGCTGTCGGTGGCGGTGATGCAACGCATCCGTCTGTGGGATCCGGTGCTCCTGGCCTGGCTGCTCGGCGGCATGTTCCTGCTGGGCAGCTTCGTGGCGTTTCTGTTCACCCTGTCGGCCGTGGCCCTGGCCAGCCTGTCGTCGCTGCTCGGCAACCTCACCCTGTTTGGCGTGATCATGGCGTTTCTGCTGCTTGGCGCGCTGAAGCGGGTGAAGGTCTACGAGAGCTTCGTCGAGGGCGCCCAGGAAGGCTTCGACGTGGCCAAGAGTCTGCTGCCCTATCTGGTCGCCATGCTCTGCGCGGTCGGCGTGCTGCGCGCGTCCGGGGCGTTGGAACTGGGTCTGGACGGGATTCGCGCGCTGGTCGAGTGGGCCGGCTGGGACACGCGCTTCGTCGAGGCGCTGCCGACCGCGCTGGTCAAGCCGTTCTCCGGCAGTGCGGCGCGCGCCATGCTGATCGAGACCATGCAGACCCACGGCGTCGACAGCTTCCCGGCGCTGGTGGCGGCGACCATTCAGGGCAGCACGGAAACCACCTTCTACGTCCTCGCCGTGTACTTCGGCGCGGTCGGCATCCAGCGCGCGCGGCATGCGGTGGGCTGCGCGCTGCTCGCCGACCTGGCCGGGGTGCTGGCGGCGATCGGCGTGTGCTACTGGTTTTTTGGCTAG
- the norR gene encoding nitric oxide reductase transcriptional regulator NorR: MTTNPLLQALLPLVDDLSRELAEGERYRRLLSALRGLIPCDATALLRLDGEQLIPLAVDGLSADTLGRRFTLAEHPRFMALLASPTPTRFAADSGLPDPYDGLVEAHSGQLEVHDCLGCPLLIDDQPWGLLTLDSLDPARFAQADLDNLEAFARLAAATVKANGRLTSLTRRAEAEHQLAERYRAVAGQAESPELIGQSAAHKRLLAEIDTVAGSDLTVLIGGETGVGKELVAQTLHARSPRAARPLISLNCAALPEALVESELFGHVRGAFSGAHSERSGKFELADGGSLFLDEVGELPLAVQAKLLRVLQSGQLQRLGSDREHRVDVRILAASNRDLAEEVRAGRFRADLYHRLSVYPLKVPPLRERGRDVLLLAGYFLEQNRTRLHLRSLRLGAAAQAALLAHDWPGNVRELEHLIGRAALKALAGHAERPRILSIEAEHLDLTTPAAALAATQSASPLPAGKDLRTAVEAYQRQLIQAALQDQQGNWAAAARQLGLDRANLHRLASRLGLKQG; this comes from the coding sequence ATGACAACCAATCCACTGCTCCAGGCATTGCTCCCGCTGGTCGACGACCTGAGTCGCGAGCTGGCCGAAGGCGAACGCTACCGGCGCCTGCTCAGTGCCTTGCGCGGCCTGATCCCCTGCGACGCCACCGCGCTGCTGCGTTTGGATGGCGAGCAGCTGATCCCCCTGGCGGTCGACGGCCTGAGCGCCGATACCCTCGGCCGGCGCTTCACCCTCGCCGAACACCCGCGCTTCATGGCCCTGCTGGCGAGCCCGACGCCGACCCGTTTCGCCGCCGACAGCGGCCTGCCCGACCCCTACGACGGCCTGGTCGAAGCGCACAGCGGCCAGTTGGAGGTGCACGACTGCCTGGGTTGCCCGCTGCTGATCGACGACCAGCCCTGGGGCCTGCTGACCCTCGACAGCCTCGACCCGGCGCGCTTCGCCCAGGCCGATCTGGACAACCTCGAAGCCTTCGCCCGCCTGGCCGCGGCCACGGTCAAGGCCAACGGCCGGCTGACCAGCCTGACCCGCCGCGCCGAAGCCGAGCACCAGCTGGCCGAGCGCTACCGCGCGGTCGCCGGGCAGGCTGAAAGCCCCGAGTTGATCGGCCAGAGCGCGGCGCACAAGCGCCTGCTGGCGGAGATCGACACGGTCGCCGGCAGCGACCTGACCGTGCTGATCGGCGGCGAGACCGGGGTCGGCAAGGAACTGGTGGCGCAGACCCTGCACGCCCGTTCGCCCCGCGCCGCGCGGCCGCTGATCAGCCTCAACTGTGCGGCGCTGCCGGAGGCGCTGGTGGAGAGCGAGCTGTTCGGCCATGTGCGCGGCGCCTTCTCCGGCGCTCACAGCGAGCGCAGCGGCAAGTTCGAGCTGGCCGACGGCGGCAGCCTGTTCCTCGACGAAGTCGGCGAGCTGCCGCTGGCGGTGCAGGCCAAGCTGCTGCGCGTGCTGCAGAGCGGCCAATTGCAGCGCCTCGGCTCCGACCGCGAGCACCGGGTCGACGTGCGTATCCTCGCCGCCAGCAACCGCGACCTGGCCGAGGAAGTGCGCGCCGGGCGCTTTCGCGCCGACCTCTACCACCGCCTCAGCGTCTACCCGCTGAAGGTGCCGCCGCTGCGCGAGCGCGGCCGCGATGTGCTGTTGCTGGCCGGCTACTTCCTCGAACAGAACCGTACCCGCCTGCACCTGCGCAGCCTGCGCTTGGGCGCGGCGGCGCAGGCCGCGCTGCTGGCACACGACTGGCCGGGCAACGTGCGCGAGCTGGAACACCTGATCGGCCGCGCCGCGCTCAAGGCCCTGGCCGGCCACGCCGAGCGGCCGCGTATCCTCAGTATCGAGGCCGAGCATCTGGATCTGACGACGCCAGCCGCAGCGCTTGCAGCCACCCAGAGCGCCAGCCCGCTACCGGCCGGAAAGGATCTGCGTACGGCGGTGGAGGCCTACCAGCGCCAGCTGATCCAGGCCGCCCTACAGGATCAGCAGGGCAACTGGGCGGCGGCCGCCCGCCAGCTCGGCCTCGACCGCGCCAACCTGCATCGCCTGGCCAGCCGCCTGGGGTTGAAGCAGGGTTAA
- the hmpA gene encoding NO-inducible flavohemoprotein has protein sequence MLSADHLALIKATVPLLESGGEALTTHFYQLMLSEHPEVRPLFNQAHQASGDQPRALANGVLMYARHIDRLEALGPLVGQIISKHVSLQVLPEHYPIVGSCLLRAIREVLGAEIATDEVIAAWAAAYGQLAALLIGAEEAVYAANEQAPGGWRGGRLFRVARKVAESEEISSFYLQPSDGGAVADYTPGQYIGLRLQLDGEEVRRNYSLSAAPNGREYRISVKREAGGRASNYLHERVKEGDELELFAPAGDFVLRASAKPLVLISAGVGITPTLAMLEASAASGRPIHFVHCARHAGVQAFAERVEELSAAHAQVRRFFCYSEPRAGDRGDAHGLLSREQLADWLPESRDVDAYFLGPKPFMAQVKRHLRELGVPESQSHYEFFGPAMALEG, from the coding sequence ATGCTATCTGCCGACCATCTTGCCCTGATCAAAGCCACCGTGCCGCTGCTGGAAAGCGGTGGCGAAGCGCTGACCACGCATTTCTACCAGCTGATGCTCAGCGAGCATCCCGAGGTGCGCCCGCTGTTCAACCAAGCCCACCAGGCCAGCGGCGATCAACCGCGTGCGCTGGCCAACGGTGTGTTGATGTACGCCCGGCATATCGACCGCCTGGAGGCGCTTGGCCCGCTGGTCGGGCAAATCATCAGCAAGCATGTGTCGTTGCAGGTCCTGCCCGAGCATTACCCGATCGTCGGCAGCTGCCTGTTGCGGGCGATCCGCGAGGTGCTCGGCGCCGAGATCGCCACCGATGAGGTGATCGCCGCCTGGGCCGCTGCCTATGGGCAGCTGGCCGCGCTGCTGATCGGCGCCGAGGAAGCAGTCTACGCCGCTAACGAACAGGCTCCCGGCGGCTGGCGCGGCGGCCGGTTGTTCCGCGTGGCGCGCAAGGTGGCGGAGAGCGAGGAGATCAGCTCCTTCTACCTGCAACCGAGCGATGGCGGCGCCGTCGCCGACTACACGCCCGGCCAGTACATCGGCCTGCGCCTGCAGCTGGACGGCGAGGAGGTGCGCCGCAATTATTCGCTGTCCGCCGCGCCGAATGGCCGCGAGTACCGCATCAGCGTCAAGCGCGAGGCCGGCGGGCGGGCGTCCAACTATCTGCACGAGCGGGTCAAGGAAGGCGACGAACTGGAGCTGTTCGCCCCGGCCGGCGACTTCGTCCTGCGTGCGTCGGCCAAACCGCTGGTGCTGATCAGCGCCGGGGTCGGCATCACCCCGACGCTGGCCATGCTCGAAGCCAGCGCCGCCAGCGGCCGGCCGATCCACTTCGTGCATTGCGCGCGGCACGCCGGCGTGCAGGCCTTCGCCGAGCGGGTCGAGGAATTGAGCGCGGCGCATGCGCAGGTGCGGCGCTTCTTCTGCTACAGCGAGCCGCGCGCCGGCGATCGCGGCGATGCGCACGGCTTGCTCAGCCGCGAGCAACTGGCCGATTGGTTACCGGAGAGCCGCGATGTCGACGCCTACTTCCTCGGGCCCAAGCCGTTCATGGCCCAGGTCAAGCGCCACCTGCGCGAGCTGGGCGTGCCGGAAAGCCAGAGCCATTACGAGTTCTTCGGCCCGGCGATGGCGTTGGAGGGCTGA
- a CDS encoding type 1 glutamine amidotransferase domain-containing protein, with translation MKILMVLTSHDQLGNSGQKTGFWLEEFAAPYYRFLDAGATLILASPKGGQPPLDPKSDAADAQTDATRRFAEDPAAQRVLAQTRILAEVNARDYDALFYPGGHGPLWDLAEDAVSIALIEAFIAAGKPVAAVCHAPGVLRHVKGADGHPLVQAKRVTGFANSEEAAVQLTEVVPFLVEGMLKANGGHYSKAADWQAHIEQDGLLITGQNPASSAAAADALLDLLRG, from the coding sequence ATGAAGATTCTCATGGTGCTGACGTCTCACGACCAGCTCGGCAATAGCGGGCAGAAGACCGGCTTCTGGCTGGAAGAATTCGCCGCCCCTTACTACCGCTTTCTGGATGCCGGTGCCACGCTGATCCTGGCCTCGCCCAAGGGTGGCCAGCCGCCGCTCGACCCGAAGAGCGATGCCGCCGATGCGCAGACCGATGCCACCCGGCGTTTCGCCGAGGATCCTGCGGCGCAGCGGGTGCTGGCGCAGACCAGAATCCTCGCTGAGGTAAATGCGCGCGACTACGACGCGCTGTTCTATCCCGGCGGCCACGGCCCGCTGTGGGACCTCGCCGAGGACGCGGTGTCCATCGCCCTGATCGAAGCCTTCATCGCCGCCGGCAAGCCAGTCGCAGCGGTCTGCCACGCGCCGGGCGTGCTGCGCCACGTCAAGGGCGCCGACGGTCACCCGCTGGTGCAGGCCAAGCGGGTCACCGGCTTCGCCAACAGCGAGGAAGCCGCGGTGCAGCTGACCGAGGTGGTGCCCTTCCTGGTCGAGGGCATGCTCAAGGCCAATGGTGGCCACTACAGCAAGGCGGCCGACTGGCAGGCGCACATCGAACAGGATGGCCTGCTGATCACCGGGCAGAACCCGGCCTCTTCCGCGGCTGCCGCAGATGCGCTGCTTGATCTTTTACGGGGCTGA
- a CDS encoding DUF2914 domain-containing protein has translation MTVAVWKSRLASVIALIQRYPGIVAAFGFISGLASFVLVDRQATLAPVIAGILLLSWVWLMFEGLATRVFARSFGRKIPEPLLRYVTQMIHQESLFFVLPFFFITTTWNSGQALFTGLLGLIALVSIVDPLYFKWLAPRRWLYIALHTLALFAAMLTALPIIFHLTTTQSYNLALGITVLLSFPSLLVTFPVQRWWRGLALIGVTLALGGAGFLLRSWVPPATLWLTEATVTTQVDGQNRTPGKTLTQVSASQLRQSGLYAYTAINAPRGLQERIYHVWRREGGDEERIALDIQGGRKAGYRAWTHKRNFPEQVVGNWQVRVITDNGQLIGVLRFEVTP, from the coding sequence ATGACTGTCGCCGTTTGGAAATCCCGCCTCGCCAGCGTGATCGCGCTGATCCAGCGCTATCCGGGGATCGTCGCGGCCTTCGGGTTCATTTCCGGATTGGCGAGTTTCGTGCTGGTCGATCGCCAGGCCACCCTGGCACCGGTGATCGCCGGCATCCTTCTGCTCAGCTGGGTCTGGCTGATGTTCGAAGGCCTGGCGACGCGGGTGTTCGCGCGCTCTTTCGGACGCAAGATTCCCGAGCCGTTGCTGCGCTACGTCACCCAGATGATCCATCAGGAAAGTCTGTTCTTCGTCCTGCCATTCTTCTTCATCACCACCACCTGGAACAGCGGCCAGGCGCTGTTTACCGGGTTGCTAGGCCTAATCGCGCTGGTCTCGATCGTCGACCCGCTGTATTTCAAATGGCTGGCGCCACGCCGCTGGCTGTACATCGCCCTGCACACCCTGGCGCTGTTCGCGGCGATGCTCACGGCGCTGCCGATCATCTTTCACCTGACCACCACGCAGAGCTACAACCTGGCGCTGGGGATTACCGTGCTGCTGTCGTTCCCGAGTCTGCTGGTGACCTTTCCGGTGCAGCGCTGGTGGCGCGGCTTGGCGCTGATCGGCGTCACCCTGGCCCTGGGTGGCGCCGGCTTCCTGCTGCGTTCCTGGGTGCCGCCGGCGACCCTGTGGCTGACCGAGGCCACGGTCACCACTCAGGTCGACGGACAAAACCGCACGCCGGGCAAAACTCTCACTCAGGTCAGTGCCAGCCAGTTGCGCCAGAGCGGTCTGTACGCCTACACGGCGATCAATGCACCGCGCGGTCTGCAGGAACGCATTTACCACGTCTGGCGGCGCGAGGGCGGCGACGAAGAGCGCATCGCCCTGGATATCCAGGGCGGACGCAAGGCCGGTTACCGCGCCTGGACCCACAAGCGGAATTTCCCCGAACAAGTGGTCGGCAACTGGCAGGTGCGGGTGATCACCGATAACGGCCAGCTGATCGGCGTGTTGCGCTTCGAAGTCACCCCCTAG